One Perca flavescens isolate YP-PL-M2 chromosome 14, PFLA_1.0, whole genome shotgun sequence genomic window carries:
- the ppp1r11 gene encoding E3 ubiquitin-protein ligase PPP1R11, protein MAEVPGTSSETITETVQTSTPPPPQQEGRSLTIKLRKRKTEKKVEWSSDTVDNEHLGRRSSKCCCIYEKPRQFGESSSESDGDDDEEGCGSAHCILGHGRRGPGQGGGGGTTRPPNSGGPHTH, encoded by the exons ATGGCGGAGGTTCCCGGGACTTCAAGTGAGACGATAACGGAGACTGTTCAGACTAGCACACCGCCACCGCCCCAGCAG GAGGGACGCAGCCTGACCATCAagctgaggaagaggaagacggAGAAGAAGGTGGAGTGGTCCAGTGACACCGTCGATAACGAGCACCTAGGAAGAAGGTCTTCAAAAT GCTGCTGTATCTACGAGAAGCCGCGGCAGTTTGGCGAGTCGTCCTCTGAAAGCGACGGAGACGACGACGAAGAAGGCTGCGGCAGCGCTCACTGCATCCTGGGCCACGGCAGGAGGGGTCCTGGACAGGGGGGCGGCGGGGGGACCACGAGGCCCCCAAACTCTGgagggccacacacacactag